Proteins encoded within one genomic window of Nitrospirota bacterium:
- a CDS encoding HDIG domain-containing protein gives MKIIDIKHKKLLLSGTTVSNSVFLAVLSLLISLLISKAFVLEHFIGVFFITAISLSILFVDIFRYKPSYLKQRKMLILLGIMFFMTMVFSRATEYVLFTFVKGFGIPELKSLTYGIPVHSGAMLVALMFDSHTAIVFAFVMSIISGIWQQDPYYTFYVFAGSIVAAFSVIRCKRRTDLLRGGLYISAVNVVTAAIVAFLSAGDDIFQSFHSLIFAATTGITISAYVSIVLPTFEYLFKITTDITLIELLDLNQPLMKNLMINAPGTYHHSVIVGNLVEAASEQIGVNPLLARVTAYYHDIGKIKMPDYFVENQSSAISKHEKLTPHMSSMILISHVKEGLELADEYKLPEPVKDIITQHHGTNIIMYFYQKAKEEQAEPPDEEDYRYPGPKPQTRVAALVMIADAVEAASRVIKEPTPARVSGLVDKIINNVLLDGQLNECDLTLKNINVIKERFTYILLGILHKRIEYPGFDFNKPTFGEGEKDKGLDKESQQKDKDRHSGDKTPPQTGAKVLEFKKG, from the coding sequence ATGAAAATCATTGACATTAAACATAAAAAACTGTTACTAAGCGGTACAACTGTCAGTAATTCGGTTTTTTTAGCTGTACTTTCCTTATTAATTTCTCTTTTAATCAGTAAAGCATTCGTTCTTGAGCATTTTATCGGGGTCTTTTTTATAACTGCCATAAGCCTTTCAATATTGTTTGTAGATATTTTCCGCTATAAGCCGTCATATCTAAAACAGCGTAAAATGCTTATTTTATTGGGAATAATGTTTTTTATGACTATGGTTTTTAGCAGGGCAACCGAGTATGTGCTTTTCACCTTCGTTAAGGGCTTTGGCATACCGGAGCTAAAATCCCTGACCTATGGAATACCGGTACACTCTGGGGCTATGCTGGTTGCCTTAATGTTTGATTCGCACACGGCCATAGTGTTTGCATTTGTGATGAGCATAATATCTGGCATTTGGCAGCAAGACCCGTACTACACATTTTACGTGTTTGCGGGGAGCATCGTTGCGGCTTTCAGTGTTATACGGTGTAAGAGGCGCACTGATTTATTGCGCGGCGGGTTATACATAAGTGCTGTAAATGTTGTCACTGCAGCAATTGTAGCTTTCCTAAGCGCCGGAGATGACATATTTCAGTCCTTTCATTCTCTGATTTTTGCCGCCACAACTGGTATCACCATATCGGCATACGTATCAATTGTTCTACCCACTTTTGAGTATCTGTTTAAGATTACCACAGACATAACTTTGATAGAGCTTCTGGATTTAAACCAGCCGCTTATGAAAAACCTGATGATAAATGCCCCCGGCACGTATCATCACAGCGTGATTGTGGGAAACCTTGTTGAGGCTGCCTCAGAGCAAATAGGGGTCAACCCGCTTTTGGCAAGAGTCACAGCTTATTACCACGACATAGGCAAGATAAAGATGCCGGACTACTTTGTCGAAAACCAGTCAAGCGCCATAAGTAAACACGAAAAACTCACTCCTCATATGAGCAGCATGATACTGATTTCTCATGTTAAAGAGGGACTTGAACTGGCCGATGAGTATAAGCTGCCAGAGCCTGTAAAAGACATTATAACGCAACACCACGGCACTAACATCATAATGTACTTTTATCAGAAAGCTAAAGAAGAACAGGCGGAGCCACCGGATGAGGAGGATTACAGATACCCCGGGCCAAAACCACAAACCAGAGTGGCAGCCCTTGTAATGATAGCTGACGCAGTGGAGGCAGCCTCAAGAGTGATTAAAGAGCCAACACCTGCAAGGGTTTCAGGGCTTGTTGATAAAATTATTAATAACGTGCTGCTGGATGGCCAGTTGAATGAGTGTGATCTGACTCTTAAAAATATAAATGTTATCAAGGAGCGTTTTACATATATTCTTCTGGGTATTCTTCATAAGAGAATAGAGTATCCGGGGTTTGATTTCAATAAACCAACGTTTGGGGAGGGTGAGAAAGATAAGGGTCTCGATAAGGAATCTCAGCAAAAAGATAAAGACAGACACAGTGGCGATAAAACGCCGCCTCAAACTGGCGCTAAGGTACTTGAATTTAAAAAGGGCTGA